In the Pseudomonas sp. ADAK2 genome, one interval contains:
- a CDS encoding ABC transporter permease: MFPESFTFSIADWVNSWVDSLVTNYGDVFRHISDTLLWAIVNLEGMLRAAPWWLMLLIVAGVAWHATRKVVTTAVIVGLLFLVGAVGLWDKLMQTLALMMVATIISVLIGIPLGILSARSNRLRSVLMPLLDIMQTMPSFVYLIPVLMLFGLGKVPAIFATVIYAAPPLIRLTDLGIRQVDGEVMEAINAFGANRWQQLFGVQLPLALPSIMAGINQTTMMALSMVVIASMIGARGLGEDVLVGIQTLNVGRGLEAGLAIVILAVVIDRITQAYGRPRHEVSK, encoded by the coding sequence ATGTTTCCCGAAAGCTTTACCTTTTCCATCGCCGACTGGGTCAACAGTTGGGTCGATTCGCTGGTCACCAACTACGGCGACGTGTTCCGGCACATCTCCGACACCCTGTTGTGGGCCATCGTCAATCTTGAAGGCATGCTGCGTGCGGCGCCGTGGTGGCTGATGCTGCTCATCGTGGCGGGCGTGGCCTGGCATGCAACCCGTAAGGTCGTGACCACGGCGGTGATCGTCGGTCTGTTGTTCCTGGTGGGCGCAGTCGGTCTCTGGGACAAGCTGATGCAAACCCTGGCGCTGATGATGGTGGCGACGATCATTTCGGTGCTGATCGGCATTCCGCTGGGCATTCTCTCGGCGCGCAGCAATCGCCTGCGTTCGGTGCTGATGCCGTTGCTGGACATCATGCAGACCATGCCGAGTTTCGTGTACCTGATCCCGGTGTTGATGCTGTTCGGCCTGGGCAAGGTCCCGGCGATTTTCGCCACGGTGATCTACGCCGCGCCGCCGCTGATCCGCCTGACCGACCTCGGCATCCGCCAGGTAGACGGTGAAGTGATGGAAGCGATCAACGCCTTCGGTGCCAACCGCTGGCAGCAACTGTTCGGCGTGCAACTGCCGCTGGCCCTGCCGAGCATCATGGCCGGGATCAACCAGACCACCATGATGGCCCTGTCGATGGTGGTGATTGCCTCGATGATCGGTGCCCGTGGCCTGGGCGAAGACGTGTTGGTGGGGATTCAGACCCTCAACGTCGGACGTGGCCTTGAAGCCGGTCTGGCGATCGTGATTCTGGCAGTGGTCATCGACCGCATTACTCAGGCGTATGGTCGACCACGGCATGAGGTGAGCAAATGA
- the hutH gene encoding histidine ammonia-lyase has product MTALNLIPGQLSLAQLRDVYQQPVKLTLDNSASAQIEASVACVEQILAENRTAYGINTGFGLLASTRIASEDLENLQRSLVLSHAAGVGEPISDALVRLVMVLKVNSLSRGFSGIRRVVIDALIALINAEVYPHIPLKGSVGASGDLAPLAHMSLVLLGEGKARYKGEWMEATEALKVAGLTPLTLAAKEGLALLNGTQVSTAYALRGLFEGEDLFAGALAIGGMTVEAVLGSRSPFDARIHAARGQKGQIDAAAAYRDLLGERSEVSDSHQNCEKVQDPYSLRCQPQVMGACLTQFRQAAEVLAVEANAVSDNPLVFAAEGDVISGGNFHAEPVAMAADNMALAIAEIGSLSERRISLMMDKHMSQLPPFLVANGGVNSGFMIAQVTAAALASENKALSHPHSVDSLPTSANQEDHVSMAPAAGKRLWEMAENTRGVLAVEWLAACQGLDLRDGLKTSTKLEKARAILRAEVPFYEKDRFFAPDINAASELLATRCLNELVAVKLLPSL; this is encoded by the coding sequence GTGACTGCGCTTAATTTGATTCCCGGCCAACTGAGCCTTGCCCAACTGCGTGACGTGTATCAGCAACCGGTGAAACTCACCCTCGACAACAGCGCCTCGGCCCAGATCGAAGCCAGCGTTGCCTGCGTGGAACAGATCCTCGCGGAAAACCGCACCGCCTACGGCATCAACACCGGCTTCGGCCTGCTGGCCTCGACCCGCATCGCCAGCGAAGACCTGGAAAACCTGCAGCGCTCGCTGGTGCTGTCCCACGCCGCCGGTGTCGGCGAGCCGATCAGCGACGCGCTGGTGCGCCTGGTCATGGTGCTCAAGGTCAACAGCCTGAGCCGTGGCTTCTCCGGTATCCGCCGCGTGGTGATCGATGCGCTGATCGCACTGATCAACGCCGAGGTTTACCCGCACATTCCATTGAAAGGTTCGGTCGGTGCATCCGGCGACCTGGCACCGTTGGCGCACATGTCTCTCGTGCTGCTGGGCGAAGGCAAGGCGCGCTATAAGGGCGAGTGGATGGAAGCGACCGAAGCGCTGAAAGTTGCCGGTTTGACGCCGCTGACCCTCGCGGCCAAAGAAGGCCTGGCGCTGCTCAACGGCACCCAAGTGTCGACCGCTTATGCATTGCGCGGCCTGTTCGAGGGCGAAGACCTGTTCGCCGGCGCCCTGGCCATCGGTGGCATGACCGTTGAAGCGGTGTTGGGCTCGCGCTCGCCGTTCGACGCACGCATCCATGCAGCTCGCGGCCAGAAAGGCCAGATCGACGCCGCTGCCGCTTACCGCGATTTGCTGGGCGAACGCAGTGAAGTCTCCGACTCGCACCAGAACTGCGAAAAGGTCCAGGACCCTTACTCCCTGCGCTGCCAGCCGCAAGTCATGGGCGCCTGCCTGACTCAGTTCCGTCAAGCCGCCGAAGTGTTGGCCGTCGAAGCCAACGCCGTGTCCGACAACCCGTTGGTATTCGCTGCTGAAGGCGACGTGATTTCCGGCGGCAACTTCCACGCCGAGCCGGTGGCCATGGCCGCTGACAACATGGCGCTGGCCATCGCCGAAATCGGTTCCCTGAGCGAGCGTCGCATCTCGCTGATGATGGACAAGCACATGTCGCAACTGCCGCCGTTCCTGGTGGCCAATGGCGGCGTGAACTCCGGCTTCATGATCGCCCAGGTGACTGCGGCGGCCCTGGCCTCCGAGAACAAGGCGTTGTCCCATCCGCATTCGGTGGACAGCCTGCCGACGTCGGCGAACCAGGAAGATCACGTGTCGATGGCGCCGGCCGCCGGCAAGCGTCTGTGGGAAATGGCCGAAAACACTCGCGGTGTTCTGGCCGTGGAATGGTTGGCGGCGTGCCAGGGCCTGGATCTGCGTGACGGCCTGAAGACCTCGACCAAGCTGGAAAAGGCCCGGGCCATCCTGCGTGCCGAAGTGCCGTTCTATGAGAAGGACCGTTTCTTTGCGCCGGACATCAATGCGGCGAGCGAGTTGTTGGCGACCCGTTGCCTGAACGAGCTGGTGGCGGTGAAGTTGTTGCCGAGCCTGTAA
- a CDS encoding amino acid permease has product MQPQTKRLKRGLSARHIRFMALGSAIGTGLFYGSASAIQMAGPAVLLAYLIGGAAVFMVMRALGEMAVHNPVAGSFGHYASTYLGPMAGFILGWTYAFEMVIVGMADVTAFGIYMGFWFPEVARWIWVLGIVSVVGGLNLCNVKVFGEMEFWLSLLKVAAIVAMILGGFGIMLFGISTAPGAQATDISNLWSHGGFMPNGVGGLIASFAVVMFAFGGIEIIGVTAGEAKDPQHVLPRAINAVPLRILLFYVLTMFVLMSIFPWQQIGSQGSPFVQIFDNLGISSAATILNIVVISAAVSAINSDIFGAGRMMYGLAQQGHAPKGFARLSGNGVPWMTVVVMSAALLLGVLLNYLIPENVFLLIASIATFATVWVWLMILFTQVAMRRSMSAEQVAELKFPVPFWPYAPMAAIAFMLFIFGVLGYFPDTQAALIVGVVWIVLLVLAYLTWVKPAAGKAALVTRDSTFSHR; this is encoded by the coding sequence ATGCAACCGCAAACAAAAAGATTAAAACGCGGGCTCTCTGCCCGACATATTCGCTTCATGGCGCTGGGGTCGGCTATCGGCACCGGGCTGTTCTACGGTTCTGCCTCGGCCATTCAAATGGCCGGGCCGGCGGTACTGCTCGCCTACCTGATCGGTGGCGCGGCGGTGTTCATGGTCATGCGCGCCCTCGGTGAGATGGCGGTGCACAACCCGGTGGCCGGCTCTTTCGGTCACTACGCCAGCACCTACCTGGGGCCGATGGCAGGCTTCATCCTCGGTTGGACCTACGCGTTCGAAATGGTCATCGTCGGCATGGCTGACGTCACCGCGTTCGGTATCTACATGGGCTTCTGGTTTCCGGAAGTCGCGCGCTGGATCTGGGTCCTGGGCATCGTTTCGGTGGTCGGCGGCCTGAACCTGTGCAACGTCAAAGTCTTTGGCGAAATGGAGTTCTGGTTGTCGCTGCTCAAGGTCGCGGCCATCGTCGCGATGATCCTCGGTGGCTTCGGCATCATGCTGTTCGGCATCAGCACCGCGCCCGGCGCCCAGGCGACCGATATCAGTAACCTGTGGAGCCATGGCGGCTTCATGCCCAACGGCGTGGGCGGTCTGATCGCTTCGTTTGCCGTAGTGATGTTCGCGTTTGGCGGCATCGAAATCATCGGCGTTACCGCTGGTGAAGCCAAGGATCCGCAGCACGTGCTGCCCCGGGCGATCAACGCCGTGCCGTTGCGCATTTTGCTGTTCTACGTGCTGACGATGTTTGTGCTGATGTCGATCTTCCCGTGGCAGCAGATTGGCAGCCAGGGCAGTCCGTTCGTGCAGATTTTCGACAACCTGGGGATCAGCTCGGCAGCGACCATCCTCAATATCGTGGTGATCTCTGCAGCGGTGTCGGCCATCAACAGTGACATCTTCGGCGCGGGCCGGATGATGTACGGCCTGGCCCAGCAAGGTCACGCACCCAAAGGCTTCGCTCGCCTGTCGGGCAATGGCGTGCCATGGATGACCGTTGTAGTGATGAGCGCTGCGCTGCTGTTGGGCGTGTTGCTGAACTACCTGATCCCGGAGAACGTGTTCCTGCTGATCGCGTCCATCGCGACCTTCGCCACGGTGTGGGTCTGGCTGATGATCCTGTTCACCCAGGTGGCGATGCGCCGTTCCATGAGCGCCGAACAGGTCGCTGAACTGAAATTCCCGGTGCCGTTCTGGCCTTATGCGCCGATGGCGGCGATTGCGTTCATGCTGTTTATTTTCGGCGTGCTCGGCTACTTCCCGGATACCCAAGCCGCGCTGATCGTTGGCGTGGTCTGGATTGTGTTGCTGGTGCTGGCCTACCTGACCTGGGTGAAACCGGCGGCAGGTAAAGCGGCATTGGTGACGCGGGACTCTACTTTTTCTCATCGATAA
- the hutI gene encoding imidazolonepropionase, producing MKTLWQHCHVATMAQGAYSIIEDAAIVTSGAHIEWIGPRAELPSGDYPAVNDLKGAWVTPGLIDCHTHTVFGGNRSGEFEQRLQGVSYSEIAAAGGGIASTVRATRAASEDELFASAAKRLKSLLRDGVTTVEMKSGYGLDLASERKILRVIRRLGAELPVSVRSTCLAAHALPPEYADRADAYIDHICAEMLPALAAEGLVDAVDAFCEYLAFSPAQVERVFITAQELGLPVKLHAEQLSSLHGSSLAARYHALSADHLEFMDEDDAIAMAKSGTVAVLLPGAFYFLRETQLPPMDALRKHGVKIAIASDLNPGTSPALSLRLMLNMACTCFRMTPEEALAGATIHAATALGMADTHGSLEVGKVADFVAWQIDRPADLSYWLGGDLEKRVVRHGVETSL from the coding sequence ATGAAAACGCTCTGGCAACACTGCCACGTCGCAACCATGGCGCAAGGCGCCTACTCGATCATCGAGGATGCGGCCATCGTGACGTCCGGTGCGCACATCGAGTGGATCGGCCCACGTGCTGAATTGCCGTCGGGCGATTACCCGGCGGTCAACGACCTGAAAGGGGCCTGGGTCACTCCGGGCCTGATCGACTGCCACACTCACACGGTGTTCGGCGGTAACCGCAGCGGTGAATTCGAACAGCGCCTGCAAGGCGTCAGCTACTCGGAAATCGCTGCGGCCGGTGGCGGCATTGCCAGCACCGTGCGCGCCACCCGCGCGGCCAGCGAAGACGAACTGTTCGCCAGCGCCGCCAAGCGTCTGAAGAGCCTGCTGCGCGATGGCGTGACCACGGTCGAGATGAAGTCCGGCTACGGCCTCGACCTGGCCAGCGAACGCAAGATCCTGCGGGTCATCCGTCGCCTCGGCGCCGAGTTGCCGGTCAGCGTGCGCAGCACCTGCCTGGCCGCTCACGCGTTGCCGCCGGAATATGCCGATCGTGCCGACGCTTACATTGATCACATCTGCGCCGAAATGCTCCCGGCACTCGCCGCTGAAGGATTGGTGGATGCGGTGGATGCGTTCTGCGAATACCTGGCGTTCTCGCCGGCGCAGGTCGAGCGGGTGTTTATCACCGCACAGGAACTCGGTCTGCCGGTGAAGCTGCACGCTGAACAGTTGTCGTCCTTGCATGGGTCGAGCCTGGCCGCGCGTTACCACGCGTTGTCCGCCGATCACCTGGAATTCATGGACGAAGACGACGCCATCGCCATGGCCAAGTCCGGCACCGTCGCGGTGCTGCTGCCCGGCGCTTTCTACTTCCTGCGCGAAACCCAATTGCCGCCGATGGACGCCCTGCGCAAGCACGGGGTGAAAATCGCCATCGCCAGCGACCTCAACCCCGGCACCTCGCCGGCGCTGTCGCTGCGCCTGATGCTGAACATGGCCTGCACCTGTTTCCGCATGACCCCGGAAGAAGCCCTGGCTGGCGCAACCATTCATGCCGCCACCGCGCTGGGCATGGCCGACACCCACGGTTCGCTGGAAGTGGGCAAGGTCGCCGACTTTGTGGCCTGGCAAATTGATCGTCCCGCCGACCTGTCGTACTGGCTGGGCGGCGACCTGGAAAAACGCGTCGTGCGTCACGGCGTCGAGACAAGCCTTTAG
- a CDS encoding quaternary amine ABC transporter ATP-binding protein, which translates to MNDATVSKIEVKNVFKIFGNRSKEALGMIGQGKTKDQVLAETGCVVGVNDLSLSIGTGEIFVIMGLSGSGKSTLVRHFNRLIDPTSGAILVDGVDILQYDMEALRQFRRHKISMVFQSFGLLPHKTVVDNVAYGLKVRGESKQMCSERALHWINTVGLKGYENKYPHQLSGGMRQRVGLARALAADTDIILMDEAFSALDPLIRAEMQDQLLELQKTLHKTIVFITHDLDEAVRIGNRIAILKDGRLIQVGTPREILHSPADEYVDRFVQRRAAVV; encoded by the coding sequence ATGAACGACGCAACCGTGAGCAAAATCGAAGTCAAAAACGTCTTCAAGATTTTCGGCAACCGCTCCAAGGAAGCCCTGGGCATGATTGGCCAGGGCAAGACCAAGGATCAGGTGCTGGCCGAAACCGGCTGCGTGGTCGGCGTGAATGATTTGTCCCTGAGCATCGGCACTGGCGAGATCTTCGTGATCATGGGCCTGTCCGGCTCCGGCAAATCGACGTTGGTGCGCCATTTCAATCGCCTGATCGACCCCACCAGCGGCGCGATCCTGGTGGACGGCGTGGACATCCTGCAATACGACATGGAAGCCTTGCGCCAATTCCGTCGCCACAAGATCAGCATGGTGTTCCAGAGCTTCGGTCTGCTGCCGCACAAGACCGTGGTCGACAACGTCGCCTACGGCCTGAAAGTACGCGGCGAGAGCAAGCAAATGTGCTCCGAGCGTGCGCTGCACTGGATCAACACCGTGGGCCTCAAAGGCTACGAAAACAAATACCCGCACCAGCTCTCGGGCGGCATGCGCCAGCGTGTGGGCCTGGCCCGCGCCCTGGCGGCGGACACCGACATCATCCTGATGGACGAAGCGTTCAGTGCCCTTGACCCGCTGATCCGCGCCGAGATGCAGGACCAGTTGCTGGAACTGCAAAAGACCCTGCACAAGACCATCGTCTTCATCACCCACGACCTTGATGAGGCCGTGCGCATTGGTAATCGCATCGCGATTCTCAAGGATGGCCGACTGATTCAGGTGGGCACGCCGAGAGAGATCCTGCATTCGCCGGCAGATGAATATGTCGACCGGTTCGTACAGCGGCGGGCGGCGGTGGTTTAA
- the hutH gene encoding histidine ammonia-lyase, whose translation MSQAEKIVIADAPLRWQDVVAVARHGAQLELSAETWARIDNAQAIVQRIVASGERAYGVNTGLGALCNVSLKDEQLSQLSRNTLLSHACGVGAPLADEQTRAIICAAIRNYSHGKSGIHRRVVEGLLALLNRGITPQVPSQGSVGYLTHMAHISITLLGVGNVSYRGQIVSAQQALAEEGLEPVQLGAKDGLCLVNGTPCMSGLSCLALADATRLVQWADVIGAMSFEAQRGQIAAFDAEIIALKPHPGMQHVGSNLRALLDGSEVIASSFGIRTQDALSIRSIPQVHGAARDQLEHAKKQIETELNSVTDNPMLLGTPDNFRVMSQANPHGQSVAMAADLLAIAMAEIGSIAERRLDRLINPHVSGLPAFLVANPGVNSGMMIVQYVAASLCAENRQLAQPAVLDNYVTSGLQEDHLSLGTNAALKLHRALENVTQILAIEYLLAAQAFEFLKEQRFGAGTDTAWRLLRERVPAYDQDRWLAPDIAAAASVLKDPILLQMALPNLN comes from the coding sequence ATGTCCCAGGCTGAAAAAATCGTTATCGCCGATGCCCCGTTGCGTTGGCAGGATGTGGTCGCCGTCGCCCGTCACGGCGCGCAGCTTGAGCTGTCGGCCGAGACTTGGGCACGGATCGACAATGCCCAGGCCATCGTCCAGCGCATCGTCGCCAGCGGCGAGCGTGCGTATGGCGTCAACACCGGGCTCGGCGCCTTGTGCAACGTCTCGCTGAAAGACGAACAGCTCAGCCAACTGTCGCGCAACACCTTGCTCAGCCACGCCTGTGGCGTTGGCGCGCCATTGGCCGACGAACAGACCCGCGCGATTATTTGCGCCGCGATCCGCAACTACAGCCACGGCAAATCCGGCATTCACCGCCGGGTGGTCGAAGGCCTGCTGGCGCTGCTCAATCGCGGCATCACCCCGCAAGTGCCGTCCCAGGGTTCGGTGGGTTACCTCACCCACATGGCCCACATCAGCATCACGCTGCTGGGTGTCGGCAATGTCAGCTATCGCGGGCAGATCGTCTCGGCGCAGCAAGCCCTGGCCGAAGAAGGCCTGGAACCGGTTCAGCTCGGCGCCAAGGACGGTTTGTGCCTGGTCAACGGCACGCCGTGCATGTCCGGCCTCAGCTGCCTGGCCCTGGCCGACGCCACGCGTCTGGTGCAATGGGCCGACGTGATCGGTGCCATGAGTTTCGAAGCCCAGCGTGGCCAGATCGCCGCGTTCGACGCCGAGATCATCGCGCTCAAACCGCACCCGGGCATGCAGCACGTCGGCAGCAACCTGCGAGCGTTGCTCGATGGCAGTGAAGTGATTGCTTCGAGCTTTGGTATTCGCACCCAGGATGCCTTGAGCATTCGTTCGATTCCGCAGGTTCACGGCGCCGCTCGCGATCAGCTTGAGCACGCGAAAAAGCAGATTGAAACCGAACTCAACTCCGTCACCGATAACCCGATGCTGCTGGGCACACCGGACAACTTCCGGGTGATGTCCCAGGCCAACCCGCACGGTCAGTCCGTGGCGATGGCAGCGGATCTGCTGGCGATTGCCATGGCCGAAATCGGCTCCATCGCCGAGCGGCGCCTGGACCGCTTGATCAACCCGCACGTCAGTGGCTTGCCAGCGTTTTTGGTAGCCAATCCGGGGGTGAACTCCGGGATGATGATCGTCCAGTACGTCGCCGCTTCGCTGTGTGCGGAAAACCGCCAATTGGCGCAACCGGCCGTGCTCGACAACTACGTCACCTCGGGTTTGCAGGAAGATCACCTGAGCCTTGGCACCAATGCCGCGCTGAAGCTGCATCGCGCCCTGGAAAACGTCACGCAGATCCTCGCCATCGAGTACCTGCTGGCGGCCCAGGCGTTTGAATTCCTCAAGGAGCAACGCTTCGGTGCCGGCACCGATACCGCCTGGCGCCTGCTGCGCGAACGCGTTCCGGCCTACGACCAGGACCGTTGGTTGGCACCGGACATCGCCGCCGCAGCCAGCGTGTTGAAAGACCCGATTTTGCTGCAAATGGCTTTACCCAATCTGAACTGA